The Deinococcus apachensis DSM 19763 genome segment GGTCCTGAAGGAGGACAGGTCCCGCCGCCACGTCCTTCAGAAGACACCCTGCGCGCGGTACAGCCACAGGGCCACCTTCATCCAGCCCGGTGCTGGGGCAGCGCTGCTTCCCCGGAGAGGCGCCGCTCCCACCTCGCCATGGGTCCTCTCACGGAGGTGATGACCGTGTCCCCCACTCAGCGCACGTTTTCCCAACAGAACAGCAATTTCCGCTTCACTGGGCTCCAAGAGGGCACACCTAAACTACGGCACGTGTATGCCCTCACCCCCTAATCCGACACCAGCGTCCTTTGATGTGCTGGTGCTGGTCGCCCCGGTCGACACGCCCGAGGTGACGGCGGCGGTGCTGGCCGAACTCCCCGCCGAGTTGCCCGCCGCGGTGCTTGTCCGTGGGGCGAGCGGCGCGGTGGAGGTGTTCCGCCGCCACACTGGGCAGCCGGTGGAACTGATCGAGAACGGCAGCTCGCTCCAGCCAGGGCACGTGTACCTCAGCCCGCCGCACACGGTTCTGGAAATGCGGCCGGGTGGCCGCTGCGCCGTCACGCCGCCCGAGGGGGAGCTGTCCTCGGAACGTCCGCTGGACCGGTTGCTGGCGTCCCTGGCCGTGAGCTTCGGTTCGCGTGCTCTGGCGGTCATCCTCGCTGGTCCGGGGCATGACGGCGTGATGGGCGTGCGCGCCCTGCATGGCGCGGGCGGGACAGTCTTGGTGCAGGACCCGGAGACGGCCGCTCCCGCCGAGCTGCCGCGCGCGGTGATGAAGGCCGGGGCGGCGGACTTGGTCTTGCCGCGAGAAGACCTCGGCCGCGCCGTCGCGGACCTGCTGGCGGGTGAGCACCTTCTCCAGCCGCCGGGTGAGGCTACGACCGAAGGCTCCTGGACGGCACCACATGCCCCGGCGAAGAAGGCCCTGCTCAACAGCGGGGCGCAGGGCTTCCTGCTCCGCCTCAGCGACGCCCTGCGCCCCCTGGCCGATCCGGTCGACCTGGTGGGCGAGGCGTGCCGTCTGCTGGCCGAGCAGCTGGACGTGGACCGCGCCTACTACGTCGAGGTCGACGAGGCCGCGGGTGTCGCGCGGGTCGCCCGCGACTGGGTGCGCGGCGGCGCCCCCTCGCTGGCGGGTGAGCACCGGGTGGCGGACTTCGGCTGGTCGGTGGCGATCCTGCGCCGGGGGGAATGCCACGTGGTCACCGACACGCGGACCTCGGCGCTGGTGCCCCCGGAGGACCGTCCCGCCTCGGCCGCCCTGGGGATCATCGCGTGCATGGGCGCGCCGCTGATCAAGGGAGGGCGGCTGGTGGGGGCGCTGTGCGTGACCAACTCCCACCCGCGGGTGTGGCAGGAGAGCGAGGTCGAGCTGCTGCGCGAGGTGGCCGAGCGCATCCGGGCCGCTGTCGAGCGCGTCCGCGCCGAGGAAGCCCTGCGCGAGAGCGAAGCGCAGCAGGCCTTCCTGCTGACGCTGTCCGACGCCCTCGCTCCCCTCACCACACCCTCCGAGATCGCCGCCCTCGCCCTGACTCGTCTGTGCGAACGCCTGGACATCAACCGGGTCTTGTACGGCGAGATCGAGGGCGACCTGCTGAAGGTCGAACAGGATTGTCCCCGCGGCGTCCCCTCCATCGTGGGTGAACACTCGTTGGAACCCTTCGGCCCAGGGTTTCTCGCGGCGTATCAGCCCGGCGCCGTCATCCAGGTGAATGACGTCGAGGCGGACCCGAAGCTGACCGAAGGGGGGCGGGCGGCGCTGCGGGAACGGCAGGTGGCGGCCTTCACCGACGTCGTCCTGTACGAGGACGAGCGGCAGGTGGCCTTGTTCGCGGTGCAGAGCGCCACCCCACGTGCCTGGACGCCCCGGGAAACCGACCTGATCCGTGGGGTGGCGGAGCGAACGAGGTCGGCCCTCCGGCGCGCCCGCGCCGAGGAAACCCTGCGGGCGCTGAACGCCACCCTCGAACAGCGGGTGGAGGAGCGCACCCGCCGCCTCGCTGAGCTGAACACCGAGCTGAAATCCCGCACCCGGGCGCTGGAGGCGTTCGCGGAGCTGACCCGGAACCTCACCCCGCACCTCGACCCCTACGCCCTGATCCGGTGGGGGCAGGAGGTCGCGCTCTCCCTGCTGC includes the following:
- a CDS encoding chemotaxis protein CheB; its protein translation is MPSPPNPTPASFDVLVLVAPVDTPEVTAAVLAELPAELPAAVLVRGASGAVEVFRRHTGQPVELIENGSSLQPGHVYLSPPHTVLEMRPGGRCAVTPPEGELSSERPLDRLLASLAVSFGSRALAVILAGPGHDGVMGVRALHGAGGTVLVQDPETAAPAELPRAVMKAGAADLVLPREDLGRAVADLLAGEHLLQPPGEATTEGSWTAPHAPAKKALLNSGAQGFLLRLSDALRPLADPVDLVGEACRLLAEQLDVDRAYYVEVDEAAGVARVARDWVRGGAPSLAGEHRVADFGWSVAILRRGECHVVTDTRTSALVPPEDRPASAALGIIACMGAPLIKGGRLVGALCVTNSHPRVWQESEVELLREVAERIRAAVERVRAEEALRESEAQQAFLLTLSDALAPLTTPSEIAALALTRLCERLDINRVLYGEIEGDLLKVEQDCPRGVPSIVGEHSLEPFGPGFLAAYQPGAVIQVNDVEADPKLTEGGRAALRERQVAAFTDVVLYEDERQVALFAVQSATPRAWTPRETDLIRGVAERTRSALRRARAEETLRALNATLEQRVEERTRRLAELNTELKSRTRALEAFAELTRNLTPHLDPYALIRWGQEVALSLLPDGFATYYEPEGGRWRLRAQVGDMPNPALQAAAAAGFPVGGTPSLDRPWGTGTPLFQERYHGDIDGLGELGAGVDAGATFPLSVDGARLGVLAVALFGGRAWSASDRAVLETVVRSLSLALERAAAVRALAEEREALAAFADFTDRAADTREVGALIRQATDVLGQVLDVNSAVYFEREGEVWRLRHASGSLPPELEDALRGGVPAGLPGFALPEGRREPMFFEHWNPGARTSPAPVPFTALAAYPLFPADHPAGMLSMAVTDRPMWTEREKAVFRAVGDSFRLALERTARLQQVERQRERLADLNAELGALITRTAHNLEVPVGYLSRFLEPGSTQDLLAELPPHAPSTLQDELARLRGVSRDLRELARLEDQHVNRELLPLGELFAEVRAGAAAGDRVQWLIRPLPIVRGDQALLKQALEVLLTFTLSDTRGARYVDVSSQEVAGEVWVTVQDDGTGLTGEEAATLFDLSVRTNQDVPLLEGSGLALVRRVLARHGGWAWAESRLNGGKVVLAFPRDETVTELEALFRQDERDT